DNA from Desulfarculus baarsii DSM 2075:
CCGCCGCCGCCCGGGGCGTCGATGACGTAGGTGGGCACGGCGTAGCCGGTGGTGTGGCCGCGCAGGCCGGCGACGATCTCCAGGCCCTTGGCCACGGGCGTGCGAAAATGGGCCGAGCCGCAGATGGGGTCGCATTGATAGAGGTAATAGGGCCGCACGCGCAGGCGCAGCAAACCCTGCATCAGCGCGCGCATGGTGGCGACATCATCGTTGATGCCGGCCAGCAGCACCGTCTGGCTGCCCAGGGGGACGCCGGCGTCGGCCAGGCGGGCGCAGGCCTTGGCCGCCTCGACGGTCAGCTCGGCCGGGTGCATGAAGTGCAGGCTGATGAACAGCGGGTGGTATTTTTTCAGCATGCGGGTCAAGGCCGGGGTCACCCGCTGGGGCAACACGGCCGGAACCTTGCTGCCGATGCGGATGATCTCCACGTGACGCATGGCCCGCAGGCGCGAAAGCAGCCACTCCAGGCGGTCGTCGGCCATGGTCAGCGGGTCGCCGCCCGAGATCAGCACGTCGCGCACGGCGGGCGTGGCCTCAATGTAGGCCAGGGCCCGCTCCAGGGCGCGCTTGCCCGTGTGCATGCCGCCGCCGCCCACCAGGCGCGAGCGCGTGCAATAGCGGCAATAGGTCGAGCAAAAGCCGGTGGCCAACAGCAACACCCGGTCGGGGTAGCGGTGGACCAGGCCGGGCGCGGCCATGTCGGCGTCCTCGGCCAGGGGGTCGTGGCTTTCGCCGGGGCTGACCACGGCCTCCATCCAGGTGGGCACCACGGCCCGGCGCAGGGGGTCGGCCGGATTTTGGCGGTCGATCAAGCTGAGATAATAGGGCGTGATGGCCATGGGCAGACGGCCGGCCACGGCCTCGAAGGCGCGGCGTTCTTCTTGCGCCAGGGGAAAAAAGCGCTCCAACGCCTGGGGGTTGGTCAGGCGGTTGCGCACCTGCCAGCGCCAGTCATTCCACTGGGCCGCGCAGACGCCGGGAAAAAAGCGGCGGCGAAAGGCGGCGCTGGCGCTGGATTGATGAGGATTGAAACCATGGCCCGCCTCGGTCGACCAATCGACCGCGGGCGTGGCGGGTAGCGGGCAAGGGACGGATTTTCGGCCTGGAGGGTCCAGGTCTTCGGTGGAGGCTTCGCACTGGTTGCTGTTGGCGGCGATTTGGCTCATTCTGAAGCTCCTGCCCCAAATAATTCCGTTGCGTTTTTTTGGTGGATGATTCCGGGCGGCCGGCCCGATCGGTTGACGGCCCGACGACCGTTAGCGCGGGCCGCCGTCGACCGGGAAGATACGCCCTCGAGCCAGGTTGGTTTGGGCGAAACGCTTGACCTTCAGCGCCGGCTCGCCGCCGCTTTCGGTCAAGTCGCCCCAGACGGTGACCTCGCGGCGCAGAAGGGTCATCATTTCCTTGCGCAGTTCGCCGGGCAGCAGCCGGTGAACCGTCTCGTCGTAGCTGGCGATGGCAAAGACTTCGACGTTGCCGGCGCGGTCCCACTCCACGGGGATCAAAAGGCCGGTCAACTCGGTTTCTTTGGTGCGGCAGGCGCAGTTCATTGCTGGCGTCTCCTGGCGTACATCGCCGCCGGGCGCTCTTTCAAGCCATGTGCCAACGGATATCGCTTTGAAATTACGAATTGTTTTAATGTTACAAGCGATTGGGGTGAAGTGAAATTTCACTCAAGCCCAGGTATGGGCGGCGCGGCCGACCGCAATCCTTGGCTCGCGCCACCCGCGCTGAAGTCATTTGAAAGGGTTCAGCGGCGCCGGCAAGTTCCGGGACCGGGCCAGGCGACCGTACAATTCCATGTCGCGCTGGTTCAACCGGGCCAACTGTTTGATCAGGTCATCGTCGCTCGCCAATCGGGCCAGGCGTTGGGCGTAGCCCGGCAGGCGGCCCTTGTTGTCGGCGCGGGCGGCGGGGCGCTCCGGCCAACCCAAGGCCGTGGCCAACCGCGCCAGGTCGGAAGGATAGCGCTCTTGCAGCCCCACGAAGTCAAAATCGTCAATCGTCATTGATTTAAGTATGTTGTTGCTGACAAAATCGCGCATGACGGGCAGGCGGGCAAACCGTGGCAGATCCAATTCGTGCTCCAGCATGTGATCGTGGATCAAGTTGCCGTGGCGGTCGCTGGTCAGCCAGAAATAATAGTGGCTGACCAGCCGAGCCACCGGATGACGCAACCAGATGACGCGCTTGGCCTCCGGGCAGGCCAACAGATACTTGTCGGCCGGAAAGTGACCATGGATCACTGTGGTTCGCGGCGGCAGGCCGGCCACCAGGCCCACCGCCCGCCGCTGGGCCAGCTCCGGGTCCAGGTGGCAAAGCGAACGGGGGTCTTCCATGAACTCGGCGTAATCGCCAAAACCCGCCTCTGGGCCATAGTGCTCGGCCAAGGCCCGGCGGAAGCTGGCGCCCGCCGCCTTGGGCACGTGCACGCTGATCAGCTCCACCCGCGGCGCGGGCTGCGGCGCGGCGGCCCGTGGCCCTCGAAGCTTTTTAAATGATCCGAATACTCCCATTGCTCGGCCCGACCCGCGTTGCACGAATGGTTCACGGCAGGGCAAGCCGCGTGGAATTTCGCCGCTTGCCGGCTTGCCTCGCAGGGAATAATCGGAATCCGTCGTCCCGTGGTTACGGCGCGCTCAGCGAAAATCCTTGGCGCGCAGGCCGTACTTGGCCATCAGGTAGCGATATTGGCGGGTGGTCACGCCGGCCTGGGCCGCGCAGCGGTCCACGCGGCCTTTCTTTTGCGT
Protein-coding regions in this window:
- a CDS encoding sulfotransferase family 2 domain-containing protein — protein: MELISVHVPKAAGASFRRALAEHYGPEAGFGDYAEFMEDPRSLCHLDPELAQRRAVGLVAGLPPRTTVIHGHFPADKYLLACPEAKRVIWLRHPVARLVSHYYFWLTSDRHGNLIHDHMLEHELDLPRFARLPVMRDFVSNNILKSMTIDDFDFVGLQERYPSDLARLATALGWPERPAARADNKGRLPGYAQRLARLASDDDLIKQLARLNQRDMELYGRLARSRNLPAPLNPFK
- a CDS encoding KamA family radical SAM protein, encoding MSQIAANSNQCEASTEDLDPPGRKSVPCPLPATPAVDWSTEAGHGFNPHQSSASAAFRRRFFPGVCAAQWNDWRWQVRNRLTNPQALERFFPLAQEERRAFEAVAGRLPMAITPYYLSLIDRQNPADPLRRAVVPTWMEAVVSPGESHDPLAEDADMAAPGLVHRYPDRVLLLATGFCSTYCRYCTRSRLVGGGGMHTGKRALERALAYIEATPAVRDVLISGGDPLTMADDRLEWLLSRLRAMRHVEIIRIGSKVPAVLPQRVTPALTRMLKKYHPLFISLHFMHPAELTVEAAKACARLADAGVPLGSQTVLLAGINDDVATMRALMQGLLRLRVRPYYLYQCDPICGSAHFRTPVAKGLEIVAGLRGHTTGYAVPTYVIDAPGGGGKVALYPESVIGRQDEALLLRNYEGGQYAYPDNAHGPGRALC